The following coding sequences lie in one Spinacia oleracea cultivar Varoflay chromosome 1, BTI_SOV_V1, whole genome shotgun sequence genomic window:
- the LOC110776992 gene encoding U-box domain-containing protein 4, giving the protein MEVSLWRALLHNISSFLSLSSRDGFDVEPLRKRYQKMEEILKLLKPIIDAIVDTEVAFDELLNKALEELGMSIDESQDLFESWHPLASRVDLVFRAESLTARIQNCVLEFFWLLKDSHQSLPAELSSSSLEHCIQKVKSIGLDTTSTIISDAVKDQTGDHGPSPEQLVKIADCLGLRSNQEILIEAGALEKLKENAEQAEKNAEVDDYEHLISLVTRMHERLVMLKQSQSCTPVPIPADFCCPLSLELMTDPVIVSSGQTYERAFIRKWLDLGLTVCPKTRQSLVHTNLIPNYTVKALIANWCEINNVKLPDPMKSIDKDQPLTLLSPNDSGSLRDSHTRSNSRGNQPASPESIRSAVFDGKSSSHSSDRRREGASPSHPRSSSDSSMFRMVEREHGLDIGRISLEDRLSNSERKSVDSNGQRPMSPAHRDYSNAVSSLEQPSEGNDGMSLSGNRVPETHLAQRLSGDANQISQSSGSDSRDASGELSEELHTAAPESTSQREHDFPPRLMDARSRSQNIWRRPSDRLVPRMISSSTTETRPDLSETEAVVKKLVEDLQSESIETQRDATTQLRLLAKHNMDNRIVIANCGAIRLLVDLLQSTDLKTQENAVTGLLNLSINDNNKIAIADADAIEPLIHVLQTGTAEARENSAATLFSLSVIEENKAKIGRSGAIGPLVELLGNGTPRGKKDAATALFNLSIYHENKARIVQAGAVRHLVELMDPAAGMVDKAVAVLANLATIPEGRTAIGHAGGIPVLVEVVELGSARGKENAAAALLQLCTFSSRFCNMVLQEGAVPPLVALSQSGTPRAREKAQSLLSYFRSQRHQNSRG; this is encoded by the exons ATGGAGGTCTCTTTGTGGAGGGCTCTTCTTCACAATATATCGTCCTTTTTGAGTTTATCATCACGTGATGGCTTTGATGTCGAACCACTGCGAAAACGTTACCAGAAGATGGAAGAAATATTGAAGCTGTTAAAGCCGATAATTGATGCTATCGTGGACACTGAAGTAGCCTTTGATGAGCTTCTCAACAAGGCACTAGAAGAACTTGGAATGTCTATCGATGAGTCACAAGATCTCTTTGAGAGCTGGCATCCTTTAGCAAGCAGAGTTGATCtt GTATTCCGAGCCGAGTCATTGACAGCAAGGATCCAGAATTGTGTTCTGGAATTCTTCTGGCTGCTGAAAGATTCACATCAGTCCCTCCCTGCGGAGTTGAGCTCATCATCTCTTGAG CATTGCATACAAAAGGTGAAGAGCATAGGATTAGATACTACATCTACAATCATCAGTGATGCTGTGAAGGATCAAACAGGCGACCATGGCCCAAGCCCAGAGCAGCTCGTAAAAATTGCTGATTGCCTGGGCCTAAGGTCAAATCAGGAAATTCTAATTGAGGCTGGGGCCCTTGAAAAGTTGAAGGAGAATGCTGAGCAGGCTGAAAAAAATGCAGAGGTGGATGACTATGAACATTTGATTTCTCTTGTCACACGCATGCATGAACGTCTTGTAATGTTGAAACAGTCCCAGAGCTGTACACCTGTCCCTATACCTGCTGATTTTTGTTGTCCGCTCTCCCTTGAGCTCATGACGGACCCTGTCATCGTATCCTCCGGACAAACATATGAACGTGCTTTCATCAGGAAATGGCTTGATCTTGGTCTTACTGTATGTCCAAAGACGAGGCAGTCATTAGTTCACACCAATTTGATACCTAATTATACAGTTAAAGCACTTATTGCAAACTGGTGTGAGATAAACAACGTGAAACTGCCTGACCCTATGAAGTCGATAGACAAAGATCAACCGCTGACCCTACTTTCCCCTAACGACTCTGGTTCTTTAAGGGATTCTCATACTAGGTCTAATTCTAGAGGTAACCAACCTGCATCACCTGAGTCGATACGCTCTGCAGTTTTTGATGGCAAAAGTTCCAGCCATTCAAGTGACCGTCGTCGAGAAGGGGCTTCCCCATCACATCCTCGTTCTTCCTCAGATAGCTCTATGTTTCGCATGGTTGAGAGAGAACACGGATTGGATATTGGGAGAATATCTCTGGAAGACAGGTTAAGCAACTCAGAGAGAAAAAGTGTGGATTCAAATGGCCAGCGCCCTATGTCGCCAGCACATAGAGATTATTCTAATGCTGTCAGTTCTCTTGAACAGCCATCTGAAGGGAATGATGGAATGTCCTTAAGTGGTAACAGAGTCCCGGAAACGCATTTGGCTCAACGGTTATCTGGAGATGCTAATCAGATTTCGCAGAGTTCAGGTTCTGATAGCCGTGATGCTTCCGGAGAACTATCGGAAGAACTACATACTGCTGCCCCTGAGAGCACTTCCCAGAGAGAACACGATTTTCCACCTAGACTTATGGATGCGAGATCCCGTAGTCAAAATATTTGGCGCCGACCATCAGATAGGCTTGTTCCACGGATGATATCTTCATCGACCACAGAAACAAGACCCGATCTCTCTGAAACTGAAGCTGTAGTTAAGAAGTTGGTTGAGGACTTGCAAAGTGAGTCAATAGAAACACAAAGAGATGCAACAACTCAATTGCGGCTACTTGCAAAACACAATATGGATAACCGAATAGTTATAGCCAATTGCGGGGCCATAAGATTGTTGGTCGATCTGCTACAATCGACAGATCTAAAGACACAGGAAAATGCTGTGACTGGTCTTCTGAACTTGTCAATAAACGATAATAATAAAATTGCTATTGCAGATGCAGATGCAATAGAACCCCTTATTCATGTCCTTCAGACAGGCACTGCAGAGGCTCGGGAGAACTCAGCTGCCACACTTTTTAGCCTCTCAGTAATAGAAGAAAATAAAGCGAAAATAGGAAGGTCTGGAGCAATTGGTCCTTTGGTTGAATTGTTAGGAAATGGGACTCCTCGGGGAAAGAAAGATGCTGCCACTGCTTTGTTTAATTTATCTATATATCATGAGAATAAGGCTAGAATTGTGCAGGCTGGTGCAGTTAGGCATCTAGTTGAATTGATGGATCCAGCTGCAGGTATGGTTGATAAGGCTGTTGCTGTTTTAGCTAATCTTGCCACAATTCCTGAGGGAAGGACTGCCATTGGGCATGCAGGAGGGATTCCTGTTCTTGTAGAGGTTGTTGAGTTGGGCTCTGCTAGAGGAAAGGAAAATGCTGCTGCTGCACTTCTACAGCTTTGTACTTTCAGCTCCAGATTTTGCAATATGGTACTCCAGGAAGGAGCTGTTCCACCTTTGGTTGCTTTGTCACAATCAGGCACTCCCAGAGCTAGAGAGAAG gcTCAAAGTCTTCTAAGTTACTTTAGAAGCCAACGTCATCAAAATTCAAGGGGTTGA